In a single window of the Salvelinus namaycush isolate Seneca chromosome 18, SaNama_1.0, whole genome shotgun sequence genome:
- the ela3l gene encoding elastase 3 like: protein MIPIVLASVLIACAFGCGTPPIEPLTTRVVNGVDAKPHSWPWQISLQYERDGEWRHTCGGSLIATNWVMTAAHCINPSLSYRVFVGKHNLVETEEGSQAIIPEKLVVHEKWNPIFVAFGNDIALIKLSEHVTLTDHVQLGCIPAAGTVLDNQYPCYVTGWGRVYTGGPIADNLQQALMPVVDHATCSKPDWWGIALRTTMVCAGGDGIVAGCNGDSGGPLNCKNPEGVWEVHGIASFVSGLGCNYVKKPTVFTRVSNFNDWIDQAMMSN, encoded by the exons ATGATTCCCATTGTTCTGGCCTCAGTGCTCATCGCTTGCG CCTTTGGGTGCGGCACCCCTCCCATTGAGCCTCTGACCACCCGTGTGGTCAATGGAGTGGACGCCAAGCCCCACAGCTGGCCCTGGCAG atCTCTCTGCAGTATGAGAGGGACGGTGAGTGGAGACACACCTGTGGTGGATCTTTGATTGCTACCAACTGGGTCATGACCGCTGCGCACTGTATCAA CCCCAGCCTGTCCTACAGAGTGTTCGTTGGAAAGCACAACCTGGTTGAGACTGAGGAAGGCTCCCAGGCTATCATCCCTGAGAAGCTTGTTGTCCATGAGAAGTGGAACCCCATCTTTGTGGCCTTTGG AAATGACATTGCCCTGATCAAGTTGTCTGAGCATGTGACCCTGACTGACCATGTGCAGCTTGGCTGTATCCCTGCTGCTGGCACTGTGCTGGACAACCAGTACCCCTGTTACGTCACTGGCTGGGGAAGGGTCTACa ccgGAGGCCCCATTGCTGATAACCTGCAGCAGGCTCTGATGCCCGTGGTGGACCACGCCACCTGCTCCAAGCCCGACTGGTGGGGCATCGCTCTCAGGACCACCATGGTGTGTGCCGGAGGAGATGGCATTGTCGCCGGCTGCAAC GGTGACTCTGGTGGGCCCCTGAACTGCAAGAACCCAGAGGGAGTATGGGAGGTCCATGGAATTGCCAGCTTTGTTTCTGGTCTGGGCTGCAACTACGTGAAGAAGCCCACCGTCTTCACCCGCGTCTCCAACTTCAACGACTGGATCGACCAG GCTATGATGAGCAACTAA